One window of Chitinophagaceae bacterium genomic DNA carries:
- a CDS encoding lysophospholipid acyltransferase family protein: protein MWFLRFFSRLPFSVLYVLSFWIGFFNYYFFRYRKKIILENIKKVFPHKNEQDIQKIYKKFYYYMGDIVVETIKLMTISDAELCKRGKYINPEYIKHIVQKEQKPIIALTSHYGNWELISLAGTLQLGYPVHVVYKKIRSPFFEKLMMLIRASKGGKVIEKDKAVREIIKNNTTPCIYGIVADQSPELGVPKDWIDFLGMQTPFYKGVENLPKITGFPSVYIKVNPIKRGYYEIEIIPLSSPPYNKKNKDTISILPMFAKFLEQQIYEKPEYWLWSHNRWKHYPNNI from the coding sequence ATGTGGTTTCTGAGATTTTTTTCTCGTCTTCCTTTTTCGGTTTTGTATGTACTATCTTTTTGGATTGGTTTTTTCAATTATTATTTTTTTCGGTATAGAAAAAAAATAATTTTAGAGAATATAAAAAAAGTATTTCCTCACAAAAATGAACAAGATATACAAAAAATATATAAAAAGTTTTATTACTATATGGGAGATATTGTAGTAGAAACCATAAAACTTATGACGATAAGTGATGCGGAGCTTTGTAAAAGAGGAAAATATATCAATCCCGAATATATAAAACATATAGTACAAAAAGAACAGAAGCCAATAATAGCTCTTACTTCTCATTATGGAAATTGGGAACTTATTTCTCTTGCAGGCACTCTACAATTAGGATACCCTGTGCATGTGGTTTATAAAAAAATTCGCTCTCCTTTTTTTGAAAAACTTATGATGCTTATTCGGGCTAGTAAAGGAGGAAAAGTCATAGAAAAAGATAAAGCTGTAAGAGAAATAATAAAAAATAATACGACTCCTTGTATTTATGGAATAGTAGCCGACCAATCTCCTGAATTAGGGGTTCCAAAAGATTGGATAGATTTTTTGGGTATGCAAACCCCTTTTTATAAAGGTGTAGAAAATCTTCCTAAAATTACAGGATTCCCATCTGTATATATAAAAGTAAATCCTATTAAAAGAGGATACTACGAGATAGAGATAATCCCCCTTTCTTCGCCACCATACAATAAAAAAAATAAAGACACTATTTCTATTTTACCTATGTTTGCGAAATTTTTAGAACAGCAAATATATGAAAAACCAGAGTATTGGCTTTGGTCTCATAACAGATGGAAGCATTATCCTAATAATATATGA
- the selD gene encoding selenide, water dikinase SelD — protein MKEETIRLTQYTHGGGCGCKISPLMLESIIKKELDTKYYPALLIGNKTNDDAAVYDIGGGICILSTTDFFTPIVDNPFDFGYIASVNAINDIYAMGGKPIMALATLGWPVDLLDVDIAAKVMDGAKKACESVNIPIAGGHSIDTMEPIFGLAVTGISTIPNIKTNSHGKKNSILYLTKPLGIGIMANANKKMAADEKHFEEVKKLLYTFNTVGEFLGGQKYVEAMTDVTGFGFLGHLIELCEASDLSAEIDFDKIPILPFIDQYINDGFVTGSSDRNWDSYSEKVAPYLSKNQRVILTDPQTCGGLLIAVDVIFRIEFENFMRKHGYDLSPIGKLTPKNDTYIVKIKDPIVYKK, from the coding sequence ATGAAAGAAGAAACAATAAGATTAACACAGTATACACACGGGGGGGGATGCGGTTGTAAAATATCACCGCTTATGTTAGAATCCATTATAAAAAAAGAATTAGATACGAAATATTATCCTGCATTACTTATAGGAAATAAAACTAACGATGATGCTGCGGTATATGATATTGGTGGGGGTATTTGTATATTAAGTACTACTGATTTCTTTACCCCAATAGTAGATAACCCTTTTGATTTTGGGTATATTGCCTCTGTCAATGCTATTAACGATATATATGCTATGGGCGGTAAACCTATAATGGCTTTAGCTACATTAGGATGGCCTGTTGACTTGTTAGATGTAGATATTGCGGCAAAAGTTATGGATGGAGCAAAGAAGGCGTGTGAATCCGTAAATATACCAATAGCTGGAGGGCATAGTATAGATACTATGGAACCAATTTTTGGACTTGCTGTTACAGGAATTTCTACTATTCCTAATATTAAAACAAATTCTCATGGTAAAAAAAATTCCATTCTCTATCTTACTAAGCCTTTAGGAATTGGTATTATGGCTAATGCCAATAAAAAAATGGCGGCAGATGAAAAACATTTTGAAGAAGTCAAAAAATTACTGTATACTTTTAATACAGTAGGAGAGTTTTTGGGTGGTCAAAAATATGTAGAAGCGATGACAGATGTTACAGGGTTTGGGTTTTTAGGACATCTTATAGAGCTCTGCGAGGCTAGTGATCTTTCTGCGGAAATAGATTTTGATAAAATACCTATTCTACCATTTATAGATCAGTATATAAATGATGGATTTGTTACCGGTAGTTCGGATAGAAACTGGGACAGTTATTCTGAAAAAGTAGCACCTTATTTATCTAAAAATCAAAGAGTGATTCTTACAGATCCTCAAACATGTGGTGGGCTTCTTATAGCCGTAGATGTCATTTTTAGAATTGAGTTTGAAAACTTTATGAGAAAACATGGATATGATTTATCTCCTATTGGTAAGTTAACGCCTAAAAATGATACATACATTGTGAAGATAAAGGATCCAATAGTGTATAAAAAATAA